DNA from Haloferax volcanii DS2:
CACGACTTCGGTGACCATCGCGGTATCGACGGCATGACGCTCACGGAGTCGGGCGACATCGTCGCCTGCGCCGGCTGGGAGAAAGGCGGCCCCGGACCGTCGATATATGTGTTCTCCCCGGAGGGCGAGGTGCTCGAACGTCACCCGTTCCCCGAGAACCGCCCGACGAACTGCACGCTCGGCGGGCCGGACTGCTCGACGCTCTACGTCGCGGACATGACGGGCAGCCTCTACGCGGCCGAGACCGACCGCTCGGCGTACGTTCGCTTCTGACCGAAACGGGACCGCGAGGACAGCTACGCTGGAGTGGCTGTCGTCGGAATCGACCCCGACCGCGGCGACTCCGACGCGGGCGTCTCAGCGGAGCGGTTCGAACGCGTCGAGCCCCGCTTGGGACGCTTCCATGTCTTCGGACACCGCGCCGCCGCTCGCGCCGACCGCGCCGACGACGACGCCGTCGTGTTCGACCGGGAACCCGCCGCCGAAGACGACGACGCGACCGTTATCGGTGGTGTGGAGGCCGTACACGTCGCCGCCGGGTTCGGCTCCTTCCTTCAGTTCGTGGGTGGGCTTCTTCACCGCGGCCGCGGTGTAGGCCTTGTTCTGTGCGATGTTACTCGCGACGAGCTTCGCACCGTCCATCCGGCGGAAGCCGAGGAGGTTCCCCTCGCTGTTCGTCACCGCGAGGTTCAGCGGAACGCCGAGTTCCTCGGCTTTCTCCTCCATCGCGTCGAGAATCGTCTTGGCTTCGGCTAGCGTCAGCTCTTGTACCATCGACTCGACCGTCGGCGGCTCGGAGCAAAAATCCACCGCTCACGGGGAGAACCGCCGCCGGAACGGCCACAGACGGCGATGCAGCTATTCGAACCGAATCGAACGCTGCGGACTCGACTGCGCGTGTTCGCGTTCGCGTTCCCCTGTCGTCGTCGCGTCGGCTTGAACGTACGGGTTACCGCGGGAGGGCGTTCCCCGACCGCTCGAACGACGCCACGTCGCCGGCGTCGGCGGCGTCGATGAGGTCGTTGTTGACGAACAGGCGCTCGTCGGCCGTGTCCGACAGCGAGAGGAACGTTCCCGTTCCCTCGGTCGCCCGCGAGTTCCGAACCGTGATGTCCGTCGTGTCGGAGACCGAAATCGCCGCCGCGTCGTCGTCGCGGTGGGCCTGTCGGCCGACGAAGCCGTCGACCAGCAGGCCGTCCACGTCCTCGCAGGCCAGTCCGCTCCGGTAGTAGTCGGGCAGGTCGCCGTCGTCGTCCCACTCGACGGTCACGTCGCGCATCGTCACGTCGCGGGCGTTCTCGACGTGGACGCCGGCGATGTCGTTGGCGAAGATGGGCGTGACGACCGAACTCGGCTGGAGGTCGAAGTTACCGCCCACCTCGTCGGCGTGCTCGCTTCCGGCGAGGTCGATGCGGACGTTGTCGAACTCGATGGTCTCGATATCGGCGTCCGCGGAGCCGTAGACGAGCGCGCCGTTCTCGCTGCGCGCGACGATGTTCGAGAAGCGCACGTTCCGAATCCCGCCGAGGTCGGTGTCGCCGTCCCGCGGGACCGACGTGACGTAGATGGGCTCGCCTTTGCCCCACCACGGGCCGGGGAGCATGTTGGAGTTGACGACGATGTCGGTGAAAAGCACGTTCTCGACGACGCCCGAGTCGCGGTGCTGGATGCCGAGGCCGCGGTTCGATTCCTGCACGACGATGTTCTGGAACAGGCAGTCGCGAATCGTGTCGTCGGTGCCCGAGCCGAACTTGATGGCGCAGGCGCTCGACCGGAGCGTGCAGTTCGTCACGACGATGCCCTCGCAGGTCGTCGGCTCGTCGGGGCGCGCGCCGAAGGTGATGCTGTCGTCGCACGACTGGATGGTGCAGTCGGAGATGTGGACGTTCTTCGTGTCGCCGAGCGCGATGCCGTCGCAGTTCGGGATGAGCAGGTGGTTGAGGATGTCGACGCCGCGGATATCGACCTCCTCGGTTCCATGGAACGACAGCGTCCACGCGGGCATGTCGCGGATGGTCACGTCGCGGACGCGGACGTTCGTGCAGTTGTTGAACCGGAACATCGGCCCGGGCCGGAAGTCGGGTTTGGCGACGGGCCAACCGTCCGTCCCACTCGTCCGCGAGAGATAGGCGTCGCCCTGCCGCGCCTCGTGGGGACCGTTCGAGATGAGCGGGTGGGACGCGCTCTCGTTGGAGTGGCCCTGAATGGGCGTGTCCATCCGCATGAACTCGGTTCCGAGGCCGTCGAACTCGCCCTCGCCGGCGATGGTGACGTTCTCCACGTCCTCGGCGAGGAAGAAGATGCGCTCGTTGTCGGGGCCGATGAACTTGTCCGTGAACTCCGACTCGTCTTTCGCGGGGCTGACGACCGCGCCGGCTTCCAGATAGAGCGTCACGTCGCTTCGGAGATGGACGGTTCCGACGGTGTACGGCCCGCTGGGGACGGTGACGGTCCCGCCGCCGGACTCCGAGCAGTCGTCGATGGCCGTCTGGAACGCCTCGGTCTGGAGGTCGGCCGTCTCGTCGGCGTAGGCTGTCACGTCGAAGGCACTCGCTGCGGGTGGCATGTACGCGTACCCTCGCGGTGACCTATCTTTATACTACTGGTGGTCGGAGTTCGGCCGTGAGTGATGCTCGCCCAAACGTCCTGTTCGTGATGACTGACCAGCAGCGGTCGGACACGATTCGGGCGCTCGGAAACAGTCGAATCCACACCCCGAACATCGACCGCCTCGTCGACCGCGGCGTCTCGTTCACCAACGCCTACTCGCCGGACCCGATCTGCATCCCGGCGCGGCACACGATTCGAACCGGCTGTGAGGCCGTCTCGACGGGCTACCTCGGGAACGAAAAGCGCGACGCGCGACACCTCGAAGACCGGTGCGGCCCCTTCCTCGCCCGGAGCATGCGCGAGCGGGGCTACCGGACGTTCCTCGTCGGAAAGTACCACGCCCACCCCCGCGACATCGACCTCGGCTACGACCACCACCTGAGTTTCGAGGCGTTCCGCGAGGAGACCGGCCACGAGGTCAAGACGACCGCCCGGCAGGGCGCGATGGTCCATCTCCCCCAGCAGAACCGACTCCCGCCGGACGACAATTACGAGGCGTGGATGACCGACCGCGCGGTGGATCTCGTCGGCCGCGACACCGACGAGCCGTTTTTCGGCCTCGTCTCGTACGAGCCGCCGCACCCGCCGTTCGCGCCGTCGCCGCCCTTCGACCGGATGTACGACCCCGAACGGCTCGAAAACCCGGTGAAAGGCGACCTCGAAACCGACCACATGGACGAGAAGATCCCCGCCCAGAACCACCACTTCTGGACGACCCGCGAGGGCGGCATCGACGACACCACCGTCCGGGTCATCAAGGAGTACTACTACGGGATGATTTCCGAGGTCGACCGCCGCATCGGTCGCCTGCTCGACGCGGTCGAGGCCCGCGACGACGCCGACAACACCCTCATCTGCTTCTTCTCGGACCACGGCGAACTCCTCGGTGACCATCGCGGCTGGGAGAAGTCGTCGTTCTTCGAGTCGTCGTGTCGCGTCCCGTTTCTCGTGAGTTGGCCCGCGGAGCTTCCGGCCGGCGAGCGCCGCGACGACCTCGTGTCGCTCACCGACCTGTTCGGCATCGCGACGACCGCCGCGGACGACCAGGAACTCCGCGATGGCGTCGACGTGCTCGGGACGATTCGGGGCGACGCGGAGTCCCGCGAGCGACTGTTCGGCTACCACCGGACGCCGCGGCTCCCGCCGAACTTCACCGGGATGGTCCGCGAGGGCCGCTGGAAGTACGTGTTCATGCGCAACGGCGGCCGCGAACAACTGTTCGACCTCGCGGCCGACCCGAACGAACTCGACGAGTGCGCCGCCGACAACCCCGAGGTCGTCGCCGAACTCCGCGACGCGCTGGCGGCGAAGCTGGCCGACGCGGGCGCGGACGAGTTCGTCGAGAACGGGACGCTCCGGCGCGCGCCGTACCAGGAAATCGACATGGGCCGACTCGTCCGCGAGCCGTACCCCGAGGAGCCGGCGGACGCGCTGGACTGACGCGTCGTCGTCGCCGGGTTCTCTCCCCCGCTCTCCCCGCCGTCCGGTCCCCGAAATCGCCGGTCCCGCCGTACTTTTATGACCGTTCCGCGTAACCGACTACCACGAATGGAGATCAGCGACATCCGTACCATCCGGTTCAGCTGTGCGTCCCACATCGACCCCGACGAGAAGGGTCACGGCCACCCCGGCGAGCCGAGGGAGTCGACGCGGACCATCACCCACGTCGTCGTCGACGGCGGCCCCGACGGCTACTGCCGCGGCGGCCACGAGGCGGCCAACGAGTTCGCCAAGAAGCACCTCGTCGGCGAGAACCCGCTGTACCGCGAGAAGCTCTGGCAACTGCTCTGTCGGGCCGAGCGACTGAACAAGGGAACGCTCACCGACAAGCGCGTCGCGCCCATCGACTGCGCGCTCTGGGACATCGCCGGCAAGGACGCCGGCCTCCCGGTCTACCAACTCATCGGCGCGGCCCGTGACTCGGTCCCGGCGTACGGCAGTACGATGGTCGGTGACGACGACCCCGACGGACTCGGCTCGCCCGAGGCGTACGCAGACTTCGCCGAGGAACTCGTCGCGGAGGGGTATCAGGCCGTCAAACTCCACACGTGGATGCCGCCGTTCGGTGACGACCCCGAACAGGACATCGCCGCCTGCCGGGCGGTCCGCGAGCGCGTCGGCGACGGCATCGACCTCATGCTCGACGCCCACCACTTTTACAGCCGGAGCGAGGCCAAGAAAATCGGGAAGGCGCTCGAAGACCTCGACTTCCGCTGGATAGAAGAGCCGATGGACGAACACTCGATGTCCTCCTACGAGTGGCTCTCGAACGAACTCGATATCGCCGTCGTCGGCCCCGAGACCGCCGAGGGTCGGATGCACACCCGCGCCGAGTGGATTAAGCGGGACATCGCAGATATCATCCGCGTCGGCGTCTACGACGTTGGCGGCCTCACGCCGGCGTTGAAGGCGGTCGGCCTCTGCGAGTCGTTCAACATCGAGTGCGAGATTCACGGCCGCGACGCGCCGAACCTCCAACTACTCGGGACGATGGCGTTCCCCGGCCGGTACTACGAGCGCGGCCTCCTGCACCCGAAGCACGACTACGAGACGTACTTCCCCGGTCTCGAACACCCGCCGGACGAAATCGACGACAACGGCGTGGTCGAACTGCCGAAGACGCCCGGCCTCGGCTACGCGTTCGACTGGGACTACATCGACGCCAACCGCGTCGCGTAACTACCTCGGCGGGCGGGACGGAACGACCCCGAGTGCGACGAGAGAGAACGACGACGCGACGGCGGTCGCTCGCGAAACGCTATCCCCGTTTTTCCGAGTGGTGATTCAGTTCGCCGTTCCGGTCGGTGGCCGAGTCTCGGAGGTCAATTGTACGCGCCCCAGAGTCGGAGCAACAGGTAGCCGCCGACGGCGACGCCGACGAGCGAGATGCCCCAGACGCCGAACATTCCTGCAATCGTCCCGTCGAGGACGAAACGCGCGAGGAGAATCATGCAGACGCCGGCGAGCGCGGTCATAATGAAGTTCCGGTTCGACGCCGCGGCCTTCCGGAGCGAAGGCACGCGCGATGCGTTGACTGACATACGTACCCACACGGTCGCTCTCCGCACACAAATAGATACTGCTCGCTCGGAGGTCGTTCGACCGGCTCGGACGGCTCTGCGGGGCGAAAACGTGGTGCTGGAAAGCGGCTGACGGTCAGCGGTCAGCGGTCGGTGGTCGGCGGTCGATAGTTGGCCGCGCACGGCGTCCGCGAGCCCGGTTCAGTCGTCGACGATGCTCGGACTGTCCCAGTACTCGTGGTCTTCGTCGGCGCGGAAACACCGCGCGGCGTGGCCGGTCTCGTCTTCGAACGCGCCCGGGTCGTTCGTCTCACAGACCTCGCGCGCCTTCGGACAGCGCGGGTGGAAGTGACAGCCGCTGGGCCGGTTCGTCGGGTCGGGGATGTCGATTTTCCGAATCGGAAGGTCGTCGTCCTCGTCTCCTTCGTAGAGGTTCGGGGTCGCCCACTTCAGCGCCTGCGTGTAGGGGTGCTGAGGGTCACCGATGACCTGCTCTATCGGCCCGACTTCGACGATGCGGCCGAGGTACATGACGGCGATGCGGCCGCCGGACTTCTCGGCGATGTACCGGGCGTTCGAGAGGTCGTGGCTGATGAAGACGTAGGAGGTGTTGAACAGGTCTTGCAGTTCGAGCATCAGGTCCATCATCTCCACCCGGAGGCTCACGTCGAGGGCGCTGATGGCCTCGTCGGCGAGGATGACGTCCGGGTTCAAAAGCAGCGACCGAACCAACACGACGCGCTGTTTCTCGCCGCCCGAGAGCTGGTGGGGGAACCGCTCGACGAAGTCCTCGGCGGGCGTGAGCCCGACGCGTTCGAAGAGCGCGTAGATGCGCTTTCGGCGCTCCTCCTCGCCGAGACTCGGGTTCCACTTTTTCAGGGGGAGCATCAGCGAGGTGAGGATGCGCTGGTTCGGATTCAGCGCGCTGCCGGGGTCCTGGTGGATAATCTGGAGCGACCGCCGAATCTCCGAGAACGGGATGTCCGGGTCGCGGCTGTTTTTCGCCTCCCAGATATCCTGTCCGCGGTAGGTAATCGAGCCGTGGGTCGGCTCCTGCGCGCCGATGATGGCCTTTCCGAGCGTCGACTTACCGCAGCCGGACTCGCCGATGAGCGTGACCACGTCGTTTTCCCCGATGTCGAGCGAGATGCCGTCGACGGCGCGGACCGTCTGTCGCTCGCCGAACAGGCCGAGGAAGCCGCTGCTGTCCGTGAAGTGGACCGATACGTCGTCCACCGAGAGGATGGAGTTATCGACGCTCATTCGGCCTCACCGCCCTCTTCGGCCGCTTCCATCGCGGGAATCGGAATCTCGTCGGACACGTCGTCGTGGTAGAAACACGCGGTTCGGTGGCCGCCGCCGCGGTCCGCCATCGGTGGCTCCGCCTCCGCGCAAGACTCGTCGGCCATCGGGCACCGCGGCCGGTACGAACAGCCGGGGATGTTGGTCACCGGGTCGGGCTTCGACCCCGAGATGGACTGCATCTCCTCGATGGGGGCGTTCAGGTCCGGCGTCGCGTTGAGGAGCGACCGCGTGTAGGGGTGCGCGGCGTCGTACAGTATCTCCTCGGTCGAGCCGATTTCGACGATGTCGAACGCGTACATCACGACGAGCCGGTCCGCGAGCTTGGTGAGAAGCGGCAGGTCGTGGGTGATGAAGATAATCGTCAGGTCGTACTCCGCTTTGAGCTCCTTGAGCAGCGAGACGATAGAGCGCTGCATCAGGAGGTCGAGCGCGGCGGTCGGCTCGTCCATCACGAGCACCTCCGGTTCGAGGATGAGCGCGAGCGCGACGAGCGCGCGCTGTTTCATCCCGCCCGAGAGCTCGTAGGGGTACGAGTCGAGGACGCGGTCGGGGTCTAAGTAGAGGTCGCCCAGAATCTTGCGGGCGCGGTCGAGCCCCGCCTCCACGTCGCGGTTGTGGTCTTCGAGGGTCTCCCTGAAGTGGCCGCGGACCTTCTTGACGGGGTTGAACGAGCTCATCGCACCTTGGAACACCATGGCGACTTCGCCCCAGCGGAACTTCCGCAGCTCTTCCTCGTCGAGGTCGAGCACGGAAATCGGCTCGCCGCCGTCGGGCGGGTAGTAGGTGACCTCGCCGGAGGTCTCGCCCGGACTGACGACCGCGTTCATCAACGCGGACGACGTCATCGACTTGCCGCTGCCGCTTTCGCCGACCATCCCGAGCGTCTCGTTGCGGTAGATGTCGAAGTCGACGTTGCGGACGACTCTCGATTCGCCTCGGTTGGTCCCGAAGGTGACCTCCAGGTCGCGGACTTCGAACACGACGTCTTGGTCGGGGTCCGAGTCGTTCTGATTCGACGTTCGCATTGCTTGGTTGGTAGTCATCGTCTGGTTATAGGTGTTGGCACGGGGTCAGTCCCCGCCGGTCGCCTGCGATTGGTTGTTCTTCGAGGTGCCTTTCTTCGAGGTGTTCGCGTGGCGCGCCCGGAGGCGGACGTTGAACAGGCTGTCGAGCCCCTGCGACAGGAGGACGAGCCCGAACGACAGCAGGAAGATACAGACCATGGGCGCGACCATCCACGGGAGCATGTCCGGGCGGGTGAGCGCGTTGCCCTCGTACGCGAGGTTCATCATGACGCCCCAGTTGAACGTGGTGAACGGCAGGATGCCGAGGAAGTACAACCCCACGGACTCGAAGATGATGCGCCGCGAGGTGAGCGCCCCGTTTATCATCACGTACGGCATGAGCTGCGAGAGGATGTCCCGCCGGAGAATCGACGACAGCGGGATGCCCATGATTTCGGACGCCTCGACGTAGGACTCCTCGCGGATGCTCAGCACCTGCGAGCGGACGGTCCGCGCCAGCCCCGGCCAGTTGTCGATGCCGAGGAACACTCCGACGATGTAGGGGTTTTCTGGCTGGAAGATGGCCGTGATGACGATGATGAGCGGCAGACCCGGAATCGTGATGACCACGTCGGTGACGGTCATCAGGAACGAGTCGATGCGCGTGCCGTGTTCGAAGCCGGCGACGACGCCCACGAGAGCGGCGAAGCCGACGCTCACGACCGCGCCCGCGAATATCATCTTGAACATGCCCGGCGTCGCGTGGATGAGCTGGGCGTGAATCGGCTGGCCGAACACGTCGGTGCCGAGCGGGTACGCCAGCGATTCGAACGGCGCGGCGAGGACGGGCGCGTCACCGCTCGTCGGTCGCTCGACGAGCCAGACGCCGACGGTGCCCATGAGGACGAAAAAGGCGAGAATCGCGCCGCCGACGAGCGCGCGCCAGTCGTCGGCCGCGATGCGCGCGGGTGCGATAACGTTCATTTCGAGGAATCGCTTTGCGCGGTCGGCACCCGATTCGGGGTCCGGGTCGATGTCCTCCTCGTAGAGGTCTTTCAGGTCGAACGTGTCGGAATGTGCTTCACTCATGGTTACTCCTCACCCACCGAGATGCGCGGGTCGATGAGCGTGTACGTGAGGTCGGCGATGAAGATGGCGGTCAGCGAAATCGCCGTGAACACGAGGAGCGTGCCCATCAACAGCGGGTAGTCTTGCGTCTTGACCGCCTCGAACATCAGGAGACCCATGCCCGGGTACGCGAAGACCTCCTCGACGATGACGGCGCTGCTGAAGACGCCGGCGATGCCGATCATAAACTGCGTGTACATCGGGAGGATGGAGTTGTGCCCGAGGTACTGCGTGGCGATGCGGGTCTCGCGGAGCCCGCGAAGCTGCGCCACGCGGATGTAGTCCTCGCCGAGGACGCGAACCGCGTTCCCGCGCATGGCGAGCGCGCCG
Protein-coding regions in this window:
- a CDS encoding GlcG/HbpS family heme-binding protein encodes the protein MVQELTLAEAKTILDAMEEKAEELGVPLNLAVTNSEGNLLGFRRMDGAKLVASNIAQNKAYTAAAVKKPTHELKEGAEPGGDVYGLHTTDNGRVVVFGGGFPVEHDGVVVGAVGASGGAVSEDMEASQAGLDAFEPLR
- a CDS encoding enolase C-terminal domain-like protein: MEISDIRTIRFSCASHIDPDEKGHGHPGEPRESTRTITHVVVDGGPDGYCRGGHEAANEFAKKHLVGENPLYREKLWQLLCRAERLNKGTLTDKRVAPIDCALWDIAGKDAGLPVYQLIGAARDSVPAYGSTMVGDDDPDGLGSPEAYADFAEELVAEGYQAVKLHTWMPPFGDDPEQDIAACRAVRERVGDGIDLMLDAHHFYSRSEAKKIGKALEDLDFRWIEEPMDEHSMSSYEWLSNELDIAVVGPETAEGRMHTRAEWIKRDIADIIRVGVYDVGGLTPALKAVGLCESFNIECEIHGRDAPNLQLLGTMAFPGRYYERGLLHPKHDYETYFPGLEHPPDEIDDNGVVELPKTPGLGYAFDWDYIDANRVA
- a CDS encoding glycoside hydrolase family 28 protein, producing MPPAASAFDVTAYADETADLQTEAFQTAIDDCSESGGGTVTVPSGPYTVGTVHLRSDVTLYLEAGAVVSPAKDESEFTDKFIGPDNERIFFLAEDVENVTIAGEGEFDGLGTEFMRMDTPIQGHSNESASHPLISNGPHEARQGDAYLSRTSGTDGWPVAKPDFRPGPMFRFNNCTNVRVRDVTIRDMPAWTLSFHGTEEVDIRGVDILNHLLIPNCDGIALGDTKNVHISDCTIQSCDDSITFGARPDEPTTCEGIVVTNCTLRSSACAIKFGSGTDDTIRDCLFQNIVVQESNRGLGIQHRDSGVVENVLFTDIVVNSNMLPGPWWGKGEPIYVTSVPRDGDTDLGGIRNVRFSNIVARSENGALVYGSADADIETIEFDNVRIDLAGSEHADEVGGNFDLQPSSVVTPIFANDIAGVHVENARDVTMRDVTVEWDDDGDLPDYYRSGLACEDVDGLLVDGFVGRQAHRDDDAAAISVSDTTDITVRNSRATEGTGTFLSLSDTADERLFVNNDLIDAADAGDVASFERSGNALPR
- a CDS encoding sulfatase family protein, giving the protein MSDARPNVLFVMTDQQRSDTIRALGNSRIHTPNIDRLVDRGVSFTNAYSPDPICIPARHTIRTGCEAVSTGYLGNEKRDARHLEDRCGPFLARSMRERGYRTFLVGKYHAHPRDIDLGYDHHLSFEAFREETGHEVKTTARQGAMVHLPQQNRLPPDDNYEAWMTDRAVDLVGRDTDEPFFGLVSYEPPHPPFAPSPPFDRMYDPERLENPVKGDLETDHMDEKIPAQNHHFWTTREGGIDDTTVRVIKEYYYGMISEVDRRIGRLLDAVEARDDADNTLICFFSDHGELLGDHRGWEKSSFFESSCRVPFLVSWPAELPAGERRDDLVSLTDLFGIATTAADDQELRDGVDVLGTIRGDAESRERLFGYHRTPRLPPNFTGMVREGRWKYVFMRNGGREQLFDLAADPNELDECAADNPEVVAELRDALAAKLADAGADEFVENGTLRRAPYQEIDMGRLVREPYPEEPADALD
- a CDS encoding ABC transporter ATP-binding protein, which encodes MRTSNQNDSDPDQDVVFEVRDLEVTFGTNRGESRVVRNVDFDIYRNETLGMVGESGSGKSMTSSALMNAVVSPGETSGEVTYYPPDGGEPISVLDLDEEELRKFRWGEVAMVFQGAMSSFNPVKKVRGHFRETLEDHNRDVEAGLDRARKILGDLYLDPDRVLDSYPYELSGGMKQRALVALALILEPEVLVMDEPTAALDLLMQRSIVSLLKELKAEYDLTIIFITHDLPLLTKLADRLVVMYAFDIVEIGSTEEILYDAAHPYTRSLLNATPDLNAPIEEMQSISGSKPDPVTNIPGCSYRPRCPMADESCAEAEPPMADRGGGHRTACFYHDDVSDEIPIPAMEAAEEGGEAE
- a CDS encoding ABC transporter permease, with protein sequence MSEAHSDTFDLKDLYEEDIDPDPESGADRAKRFLEMNVIAPARIAADDWRALVGGAILAFFVLMGTVGVWLVERPTSGDAPVLAAPFESLAYPLGTDVFGQPIHAQLIHATPGMFKMIFAGAVVSVGFAALVGVVAGFEHGTRIDSFLMTVTDVVITIPGLPLIIVITAIFQPENPYIVGVFLGIDNWPGLARTVRSQVLSIREESYVEASEIMGIPLSSILRRDILSQLMPYVMINGALTSRRIIFESVGLYFLGILPFTTFNWGVMMNLAYEGNALTRPDMLPWMVAPMVCIFLLSFGLVLLSQGLDSLFNVRLRARHANTSKKGTSKNNQSQATGGD
- a CDS encoding ABC transporter ATP-binding protein, with the protein product MSVDNSILSVDDVSVHFTDSSGFLGLFGERQTVRAVDGISLDIGENDVVTLIGESGCGKSTLGKAIIGAQEPTHGSITYRGQDIWEAKNSRDPDIPFSEIRRSLQIIHQDPGSALNPNQRILTSLMLPLKKWNPSLGEEERRKRIYALFERVGLTPAEDFVERFPHQLSGGEKQRVVLVRSLLLNPDVILADEAISALDVSLRVEMMDLMLELQDLFNTSYVFISHDLSNARYIAEKSGGRIAVMYLGRIVEVGPIEQVIGDPQHPYTQALKWATPNLYEGDEDDDLPIRKIDIPDPTNRPSGCHFHPRCPKAREVCETNDPGAFEDETGHAARCFRADEDHEYWDSPSIVDD